The following proteins come from a genomic window of Pelagicoccus albus:
- the galK gene encoding galactokinase yields MSTATPAQQEIALEELKSLFSDADFGQPEIFGAAPGRVNVIGEHIDYNGGLVLPAAIDKWVHVALARREDKKVRLVSAQAPGQLVEFEITDSLAPEGKSWGNYVKGVIAGLLKAGFEVPGFDAAVTSTVPVGGGLSSSAALEAVFGSVLLSVTGQEMTKLDLARLCQKAEHDFAGVPCGLMDQAAVILCEEGKLLLLDCVDDSFQQAKFEDPNWSLLIINSCVSHELSDGGYAVRRDGCHDAARLLGVGTLREVDPAKLEATLADPRLTPDMVRYVRHAVTEIERTKLAVAALDRKDYLEAGKLLNESHASLRDDYKVSCPELDFIADLAQGQEGVAGCRMTGGGFGGSAIALVRRESVEALTALIEGQYKAEFGIEAKIFETRPMGGTHCWMA; encoded by the coding sequence ATGAGTACTGCAACCCCTGCCCAGCAAGAGATCGCTCTAGAAGAGCTTAAGTCGCTTTTTAGCGATGCCGATTTCGGCCAACCCGAAATCTTCGGAGCGGCTCCCGGTCGCGTTAATGTGATAGGGGAGCACATCGACTACAATGGTGGGCTTGTTCTGCCGGCAGCCATCGACAAATGGGTGCATGTAGCGCTCGCTCGTCGGGAGGACAAAAAGGTTCGATTAGTCTCTGCTCAGGCTCCTGGTCAGCTGGTAGAGTTCGAAATCACCGACTCTCTGGCTCCGGAGGGCAAAAGCTGGGGAAACTACGTGAAGGGCGTTATCGCCGGGCTCTTGAAAGCGGGCTTCGAAGTTCCTGGATTCGACGCTGCGGTCACTTCAACGGTCCCTGTCGGTGGTGGACTCAGCAGTAGCGCCGCTTTGGAAGCGGTCTTCGGTAGCGTTCTTCTCTCTGTGACGGGGCAAGAAATGACGAAGCTCGATCTGGCGCGCCTTTGCCAGAAGGCGGAACACGATTTTGCTGGCGTGCCCTGTGGCCTGATGGACCAAGCTGCTGTTATTCTTTGCGAGGAGGGGAAATTGCTCTTGCTGGACTGCGTTGACGACAGTTTTCAGCAAGCGAAGTTCGAGGATCCCAATTGGAGTCTATTGATCATCAATTCTTGCGTGAGCCATGAGCTTTCAGACGGTGGGTATGCGGTCCGCAGAGATGGCTGCCATGACGCGGCACGCCTGTTGGGCGTGGGAACTTTGCGCGAAGTGGATCCCGCTAAGCTCGAAGCTACTCTTGCTGATCCGCGGCTCACTCCTGACATGGTGAGGTACGTTCGTCATGCAGTGACTGAAATAGAGAGAACCAAACTCGCCGTGGCAGCTTTGGACCGAAAAGACTACTTGGAAGCTGGAAAGCTCCTTAATGAAAGCCATGCATCCCTGCGCGATGACTACAAAGTAAGTTGTCCGGAACTCGATTTTATAGCCGACCTAGCCCAGGGGCAGGAGGGAGTCGCGGGTTGTCGAATGACAGGCGGCGGATTTGGAGGCTCGGCCATTGCGCTTGTTCGCAGGGAGTCGGTCGAGGCACTCACCGCTTTGATTGAGGGGCAATACAAGGCTGAGTTCGGTATCGAGGCGAAGATTTTTGAAACGAGACCGATGGGCGGCACGCACTGCTGGATGGCTTAG
- a CDS encoding xylose operon transcription regulator XylR — protein sequence MKNKRIAILVETSLNSGRQIVRGISRFARERNDWSIFYLTGQLGAMAFDPLEEWQGDGIIARIANTELYRNVQTCDVPTVDVLGNVPDSSYPVVRCDENAISTLVGNHFHNRGFKHVAFFGLADELWSLSRRQELSSYCRELLGTELDALEFEHSERSSQNWNSYIIKIQNWIESLPKPVGIMVASDQFGPDILAACHASGLSVPDQISLVGVDNDQPFCEICQPQLSSVEPNHELVGYEAAALLDAMLEGKQPEQRVTEVPPTILHVRQSSDATAIEDPALAKALLFIRNNACEPISVEEIAKAAGVSRSVLQRRFKTSLNQTILESILAVRINRAKEMLATTSLPLPDVAERCGFRHQEYLGFVFKKRIGITPGRYRAKHSAT from the coding sequence ATGAAGAACAAACGTATAGCGATCCTCGTTGAGACCTCCCTAAATTCCGGGCGTCAAATCGTGCGAGGCATCTCCAGATTCGCACGCGAAAGAAACGACTGGTCCATCTTTTACCTGACTGGACAGCTTGGGGCCATGGCTTTCGACCCGTTGGAAGAATGGCAAGGGGATGGGATCATAGCTCGCATCGCAAACACGGAACTATACCGCAATGTGCAAACCTGCGATGTCCCAACCGTGGACGTGCTCGGAAACGTGCCGGATTCTAGTTATCCGGTCGTTCGATGCGACGAGAACGCGATCTCCACTTTAGTCGGCAATCATTTCCATAACCGTGGCTTCAAACACGTCGCCTTTTTCGGGCTTGCCGACGAGCTTTGGTCCCTTTCGAGGCGCCAGGAGCTCTCTAGCTATTGCAGGGAATTACTCGGAACCGAGCTGGACGCCCTCGAATTTGAACATAGCGAGCGTAGCTCTCAGAACTGGAATTCTTACATCATCAAAATCCAGAATTGGATCGAATCCCTGCCAAAACCGGTAGGCATAATGGTTGCCAGCGATCAATTCGGACCAGACATCTTGGCCGCCTGCCATGCATCTGGGCTCAGCGTTCCGGACCAAATAAGTCTGGTAGGCGTCGACAACGACCAACCTTTTTGCGAAATTTGCCAACCTCAACTCAGTAGCGTCGAGCCGAACCACGAACTCGTTGGCTACGAGGCGGCAGCCCTGTTGGACGCGATGCTGGAGGGAAAGCAGCCAGAGCAGCGCGTCACCGAAGTGCCTCCCACCATTCTGCATGTTCGTCAATCGAGCGATGCCACTGCGATTGAGGACCCAGCCTTGGCTAAAGCTCTGCTTTTTATCCGGAACAACGCTTGCGAGCCGATCAGCGTCGAGGAAATAGCCAAAGCCGCTGGCGTTTCCCGAAGCGTACTGCAAAGGAGATTTAAAACCTCCCTGAACCAAACGATTCTCGAATCCATATTGGCGGTGAGAATAAACAGAGCAAAAGAGATGCTCGCCACAACAAGTCTACCTTTGCCCGACGTGGCCGAAAGATGCGGCTTCCGGCACCAAGAGTATCTCGGTTTCGTATTCAAAAAACGGATCGGAATAACTCCAGGCCGATACCGAGCCAAACACTCGGCAACCTGA
- a CDS encoding redoxin domain-containing protein, producing MTKIPRILSALAVIASLLATQNLARASFQIEAPAGTFKAAEELHLLANDVDSRSSRRVLSISATENGAASVDIDLPAGLYTLKDSSDSEIVLAPSAGEILRITSDGDTYQTDGSPGTSILKEYEKFRRESLARLVYPVRESIKAAKQNGESTEKIEELTENEVESYQRHLAELNDFVIQKAGTTMALYGTSLRWSPDYQADQLASLVEQFAKTHGDIEPTRSLQKRIEIQNNTRLGASAPNVSGKNLAGETISTNDFSGQYVLIDFWASWCPPCRVENRSYAELLSKADPEEFVILGINLDISERLMDRAIKQDSINWPQISETDAWNSELAKRFGVAALPASFLLDPDGKIVAKNLRGDRLEAKLHRLGIL from the coding sequence GTGACGAAGATTCCCCGCATCCTATCGGCTCTCGCCGTGATCGCCTCCCTGTTGGCTACGCAAAACTTGGCTAGGGCCTCTTTTCAAATCGAGGCGCCAGCTGGGACCTTCAAGGCAGCCGAAGAGCTACACTTGCTGGCAAACGACGTAGATTCTCGATCAAGCAGAAGGGTCCTCTCAATCTCGGCAACGGAAAATGGTGCTGCGTCCGTCGACATCGATCTACCGGCGGGTCTGTACACACTGAAGGACTCGAGCGACTCCGAGATCGTTCTGGCACCGTCGGCTGGTGAAATATTGAGAATCACAAGCGATGGGGATACCTACCAGACCGATGGGTCACCGGGCACCAGCATTTTGAAAGAATACGAAAAATTCCGGAGAGAATCTTTAGCTCGCCTGGTTTATCCAGTTCGAGAGTCCATAAAGGCTGCTAAACAAAATGGGGAATCCACGGAAAAAATCGAAGAGCTTACAGAAAACGAAGTAGAATCCTACCAAAGGCATTTGGCAGAGCTAAACGATTTCGTTATCCAAAAAGCGGGTACCACCATGGCCTTGTACGGGACCTCTCTGAGGTGGAGCCCTGACTACCAGGCCGACCAACTCGCATCGCTCGTTGAACAATTTGCAAAAACGCACGGAGACATCGAGCCGACCCGTAGCCTTCAAAAACGCATCGAGATTCAAAATAACACCCGGCTGGGAGCTTCGGCCCCCAATGTTAGCGGAAAGAACCTCGCGGGTGAAACTATCTCAACAAATGACTTCTCAGGCCAGTATGTGCTGATCGATTTTTGGGCGAGCTGGTGCCCTCCTTGCCGTGTAGAAAACAGAAGTTATGCCGAACTGCTCTCCAAAGCCGATCCGGAGGAGTTCGTCATTCTCGGCATTAATCTAGACATCAGCGAGCGTCTGATGGACCGGGCCATCAAGCAGGATTCGATTAACTGGCCACAAATATCAGAGACAGATGCATGGAATTCGGAGTTGGCTAAACGATTTGGCGTAGCTGCTCTGCCTGCAAGTTTCCTCCTCGATCCAGACGGTAAGATTGTCGCCAAAAACCTGCGCGGAGATCGTCTCGAAGCCAAACTGCATCGGCTTGGGATACTTTAG